A window from Vigna angularis cultivar LongXiaoDou No.4 chromosome 7, ASM1680809v1, whole genome shotgun sequence encodes these proteins:
- the LOC108338648 gene encoding serine/threonine-protein kinase CTR1 isoform X2, translating into MPHRATYFFPRQFPERTLDESSKQRLDHEKRKIVNSIKSSDTTFEYESDAPKKPAPVPTRAAKDNDDVVFSSGKQSAVSDLFTGADKFRTKQKQIAAFCDWLIDKKKDLNRPSHRLRTYPNDDEDEEDEREHLLPPPPPEAAAAAQVVKDAVDRSFDRQVSLPRLSSGSSYAGSLFTLDGTATFSSDVTKDETSSFQVFTEEDARKRKEEEENVKRNTTQKYKERYYLQMALAQRLSCLASLASEPVLALDAGPETWDAESVSYRLWVSGCLSYTDKISDGFYNILGMNPYLWVMCNDVEEEGKRLPTLMALKAVEPSETSIEVVLFDGHEDSRLKELQDKAQELNSASENALVLVEKLGKLVAICMGGTFPVEQGDLHKRWKLVSKRLRNFHQCVVLPVGSLSSGLCRHRAILFKRLADYIGLPCRIARSCRYCVSDHRSSCLVKIKDDRQLSREYVVDLVGEPGNILGPDSSINGAYASSIPSPFQISHLKESQSPYVDVTACSQSLDNTYSGFVHEDQRVDETDRLKNNNGSIYSAIDQNRGGTEQPLFPCGLKGNDKECAVLCLLNFPPIYEGVSEDLDEVSGASIHEYPRLCKDSVVVIEASKEIVVKGSSGVKSIYKQSIVSSSTESEQEHVKNKLENQDAGNIPRYLNLEPSLAMDWLEIPWDDLRIKERVGAGSFGTVYRAEWHGSDVAVKVLTVQDFQDDQLKEFLREVAIMKRVRHPNVVLFMGAVTKRPHLSIVTEYLPRGSLFRLIHKPASGEILDPRRRLRMALDVAKGINYLHCLKPPIVHWDLKTPNLLVDRNWTVKVCDFGLSRFKANTFLSSKSVAGTPEWMAPEFLRGEPSNEKSDVYSFGVILWELVTLQQPWNGLSHAQVVGAVAFQNRRLAIPPNISQALASLMEACWADKPADRPSFASIVDSLKKLLKSPADAIKMGGK; encoded by the exons ATGCCTCACAGAGCGACTTACTTTTTCCCGAGGCAGTTCCCCGAGAGAACTTTGGATGAGTCTTCGAAGCAGAGATTGGAtcatgaaaagagaaaaatcgtCAATTCTATCAAATCATCGGATACAACTTTTGAATATGAAAGCGACGCGCCGAAAAAGCCAGCACCGGTTCCCACGCGTGCCGCTAAAGACAACGACGACGTCGTTTTCTCATCCGGTAAGCAATCCGCAGTCTCCGACCTCTTCACCGGTGCCGACAAGTTCCGCACCAAACAGAAGCAAATCGCCGCCTTCTGCGATTGGTTGATCGACAAAAAGAAGGACCTCAATCGACCGAGTCACCGTTTAAGAACTTATCCTAACGACGACGAGGACGAAGAAGATGAACGTGAGCATCTACTTCCTCCGCCGCCGCCTGAAGCAGCGGCGGCGGCGCAGGTGGTGAAGGATGCTGTTGACCGGAGCTTCGACCGGCAGGTTTCGCTGCCGCGGTTGTCCAGCGGGAGCAGCTACGCCGGGAGCTTGTTCACGCTGGACGGCACCGCCACATTCTCCAGCGACGTTACGAAAGACGAAACGTCATCGTTTCAAGTCTTTACTGAAGAAGACGcgagaaaaaggaaagaagaggaagaaaacgTAAAACGCAATACGACGCAGAAGTATAAGGAGAGGTACTACCTGCAAATGGCTTTGGCGCAGAGACTCTCTTGTTTAGCAAGCCTCGCTTCTGAACCTGTTCTCGCACTCGACGCTGGTCCCGAAACCTGGGACGCTGAATCGGTTTCGTATCGTTTATGG GTGAGTGGATGTTTGTCGTACACGGACAAGATATCTGATGGTTTTTACAACATATTGGGGATGAATCCGTACCTTTGGGTGATGTGCAATGATGTCGAGGAAGAAGGGAAGCGTTTACCGACGCTGATGGCGCTTAAGGCGGTTGAACCAAGCGAGACCTCCATAGAGGTAGTTCTTTTCGATGGACACGAGGACTCTCGGCTTAAGGAGCTTCAAGATAAAGCTCAGGAGTTGAATTCTGCTTCGGAGAACGCGTTGGTGCTGGTGGAGAAACTCGGAAAACTCGTTGCCATATGCATGGG GGGTACGTTCCCTGTGGAGCAAGGAGATCTACACAAGCGGTGGAAGTTGGTTAGCAAGAGGTTGAGAAACTTTCACCAATGTGTTGTCCTTCCTGTTGGTAGCTTATCCAGTGGACTCTGTAGACATCGCGCGATTCTCTTCAAG AGATTGGCAGATTACATTGGTTTGCCATGCCGCATTGCTCGAAGTTGTAGGTACTGTGTTTCAGATCATAGATCGTCTTGCCTTGTCAAGATTAAAGATGACAGACAGCTCTCAAG AGAATATGTAGTTGATCTGGTTGGGGAGCCAGGAAATATCCTTGGGCCAGATTCCTCAATTAACGGAGCATATGCGTCATCAATACCTTCCCCatttcaaatttctcatttGAAAGAATCCCAATCTCCTTATGTGGATGTTACAGCATGTTCTCAATCTCTTGATAACACTTATTCAG GCTTTGTACATGAAGATCAACGAGTTGACGAAACTGATCGACTGAAAAATAATAATGGCTCTATTTATTCTGCAATAGATCAAAATCGTGGAGGTACAGAGCAACCTCTATTTCCTTGTGGCTTGAAAGGGAATGATAAGGAATGTGCTGTTCtgtgtttattaaattttcctCCCATCTATGAAGGTGTTTCTGAAGATCTTGACGAAGTCTCTGGGGCATCGATTCATGAATACCCCAGGCTCTGTAAAGATTCAGTTGTAGTTATAGAAGCTTCCAAAGAGATCGTTGTAAAGGGGAGTTCTGGGGTAAAAAGCATCTATAAGCAATCCATAGTGAGCTCATCCACCGAATCAGAACAGGAACACGtaaaaaataaacttgaaaATCAGGATGCTGGTAATATTCCAAGATACTTGAATCTTGAACCATCACTTGCAATGGACTGGCTTGAGATACCCTGGGACGATTTACGAATCAAAGAGCGTGTTGGTGCTG GATCATTTGGGACAGTGTATCGTGCTGAATGGCATGGATCG GATGTTGCTGTCAAGGTTTTAACAGTTCAGGATTTCCAGGATGATCAGTTGAAAGAATTTCTGAGAGAG GTTGCAATAATGAAACGAGTTCGTCATCCAAATGTGGTACTTTTCATGGGTGCGGTTACTAAACGTCCACATCTATCTATAGTAACAGAATATTTGCCTAG GGGCAGTTTATTCCGCCTAATACATAAGCCAGCATCTGGTGAAATTCTAGATCCTAGGAGAAGGTTACGGATGGCTTTAGACGTG GCTAAAGGGATAAATTATCTCCACTGTCTGAAGCCTCCAATTGTGCACTGGGATCTCAAAACCCCGAACTTGTTAGTGGACAGAAATTGGACTGTCAAG GTGTGTGATTTTGGATTGTCCAGATTTAAGGCGAACACTTTCTTGTCATCAAAATCTGTTGCTGGAACT ccTGAGTGGATGGCTCCAGAATTTCTTCGTGGAGAACCTTCAAATGAGAAGTCTGATGTTTACAGTTTTGGAGTTATCCTGTGGGAACTTGTGACCCTGCAACAACCGTGGAATGGACTTAGTCATGCCCAG GTAGTTGGAGCTGTCGCCTTCCAGAATAGGAGGCTTGCTATCCCTCCAAACATTTCCCAAGCGTTGGCCTCTCTCATGGAAGCTTGTTGGGCTGA TAAACCTGCTGATCGCCCATCATTTGCAAGCATAGTTGATTCTCTAAAGAAGCTACTGAAGTCACCAGCTGATGCGATTAAAATGGGTGGAAAATAA